TCAAAACTTAGAGGCATCAATACTATTTCATCTGACAAGTTGTTTTGATACAGCAGTTTTTTTACCAACGCTTGCGATCGCAAAGGAAGCTACTGAGTTTATCCTTGCAACTTCCTGGCGATCGCTAGATCAAACTATTACGGCGTAAATGCAGCAACGCTCTCAATTAACCAGAAAAGGGGCAAACTCCCCTTGTTAAAGGCGAACTTGCGCCACAGTTGTCAGGTTAATTAAAACAAATCCAAATCTGTCACAGCACCGATGCTGCTAGAAGATACCAGTTTGGCATATTTCGCCAACACGCCTTTGGTGTAACGTGGAGCGGGAGGTTGCCAATTAGCACGACGACGAGCTAATTCTTCTTCAGATATATTCAACTGCAAAAGGCGTGCGGGTGCATCAATGGTAATACTATCGCCTTCTTCAACAAGCGCGATCGCACCACCCACTGCTGCTTCTGGAGCAACATGACCAACCACCATGCCATAAGTACCGCCAGAAAAGCGCCCATCGGTAATTAATCCCACCGCATCACCCAAGCCAGCCCCGATAATTGCCGAAGTGGGAGCCAACATTTCTCGCATTCCAGGGCCGCCTTTGGGCCCTTCGTAGCGAATAACCAAAATATCACCAGCTTGAATTTTACCCGCCAAAATTGCATCTAAAGAGGCTTCTTCCGACTCAAACACCCGTGCAGGCCCGGTAATGACTGGTTTTTTCACGCCGGTAATTTTAGCGACAGCCCCTTCCGTTGCCAGATTACCTCTGAGGATGGCTAAATGTCCTTGAGCATACATCGGGTTATTCCAAGCCCGAATCACATCTTGATTGGCAGATGGCTCTTCGGGTATGTCTGCTAATATCTCTGCAATGGTTTGACCGCTAATGGTGAGACTATCACCATGCAATAAGCCATGTGCGAGTAGCATCTTCATGACTTGCGGAATGCCACCAGCTTTGTGCAAATCTGTAGCGACATATTTACCGCTTGGTTTTAGATCGCACAAAACGGGAACACGGGCGCGGATTGTTTCAAAGTCATCTAGGGTTAACTCTACATTCGCAGCGCGGGCGATCGCTAAGAAATGCAATACTGCATTGGTCGAACCACCCACCGCCATAATCACAGAGATGGCATTCTCTATAGATTTACGGGTGATAATTTGCCGGGGTAAGATTTGCTTCTTGATGGCTTCGACTAGCACAAAGGCTGATTTTTCCGTGCTGTCGGCTTTTTCGGCATCTTCGGCTGCCATTGTGGAAGAATAGGGTAAACTCATTCCCATCGCTTCAAATGCTGAAGACATGGTGTTAGCTGTGAACATTCCCCCGCAGGAACCAGCGCCAGGACAAGCGCGACTTTCGACTTCTAATAATTCCTTGTCGTCAATTTTTCCCGCACTGTATTGACCAACAGCTTCAAAAGAACTGACAACGGTTAAATCGCGTCCGTTGTAGTGACCGGGTTTAATTGTGCCACCGTAAACGAATATTGCCGGGATATTCATCCGCGCGATCGCTAGCATTGCGCCTGGCATATTCTTATCACAGCCACCAATGGCTAGTACACCATCCATACTTTGTCCGGTACAGGCGGTTTCGATGGAATCGGCGATAACTTCCCGCGATACTAGGGAATATTTCATCCCTTCGGTTCCCATTGAAATCCCGTCGCTGATGGTAATTGTGCCAAATATTTGCGGCATTGCTCCGGCGGTTTTAATCCCAGCTTCTGCCCTCTGTGCCAGTTGATTTATCCCCATATTGCAGGGGGTGATCGTGCTGTAACCGTTGGCTATACCGACAATGGCTTTATTGAAATCTTCATCTTTAAAACCAACTGCCCGCAGCATAGCTCGATTTGGCGATCGCTGCACTCCTTGCGTCACTACTTGGCTTCTCAAATTCTCCGACATCTTTTTTCCTTCCCTGGCATCATCGCTTGTATTGCGATTGTATTACCTGATTTTCTCATGTATACGCGGCGCGATGGAACATGAGTAAGCATTGGTAATTTTCTATTAAAACCAAGACTTACGCATAAGAGATACCCCCTAACCCAATATGCTTGGGTTGAACAAAGTTTTAAGACTATGGCTCGCTCAATAAGTTGTTAATAGCGTGTAATAATTGACGGAAAGTGTAAGGCTTCTTCAAAAATATATTGATACCAGCGTTAGCAGCATCGGCCATTTGGCTGTCCGTGCTCATGCCGCTGATGCCCATAATCTTGACTTGTGGATTCATTTGTTGCATTATGCCAATTGCAGTTAACCCATCCATTGACGGCATCATCAGATCCATCAACACCATACTGATTTGATTTTGATGCTGGGCATATAATGAGATTGCCTCGATGCCATTAATAGCTGTCAAGGTTTTGTAGTTGTGGTCTTCTAGCAAAGTTTTGCTAATCTCTAGGATAGCGGCTTCATCATCTACAACTAGAATTAATTCTCCGTTGCCATTGAGCAATTCCAAGTTTTCTGCTTGTTGCTTTGTACTTTTGTTCAAGGCTGGTAGGTAGACTTGGAATTGGGAACCTTTGCCTACCTCACTAAACACTTTCACAAAACCATTGTGGTTTTTGACAATCCCAATCACAGTTGACAAACCTAAGCCAGTGCCTTTACCTGGTTCTTTAGTTGTGAAAAATGGTTCAAAAATTCGCTCTAAAATTACTGGAGAAATCCCAAATCCTGTATCTGAAATAGTTATGACTATATAAGGGCCCACCTGGGCATTTAAATTCATTTTGGCAAAATTTTCGTCAACGAATAAATTTTCCGCAGAAATAAATAATGTACCGCCTTTGGGCATTGCATCACGAGCATTGACGCACAAATTCATTAACACCTGATGAATTTGAGTTGGATCTGCCAAGATAGTCCAGAGTTTATGTCTAGGTACATTATTGATAATTGCGATCGATTTTGGAAATGTGCTTTGGATAATTTGCTCAATTTCTAATAGTAGGTGTTCTATTTTTAAAGAAATGCCGTTGCCTTCTGACCGACGAGAAAAAGTCAGAATTTGTTTGACCAAATCCGCCGCTCGTTTAGAATTATGTTCAAGAAGCTTCAGCAGTTGTTGATTACGTGCATCTAGATTGGGAAGTTTGAGCGCTAACATTTCCACTGAGGACAGAATGGGCGTAAGGATATTGTTGAGGTCGTGGGCAATGCCACTTGCCAATGTGCCAAGACTCTCTAGGCGCTGGGCGCGGAGAAATTGGGCCAGGAGTTGTTTTTTCTCTGTGATGTCGGTGTCAACAGAGAGGATGGATTTGGGTTGCTCTGCTTCATTACGCATCAATGTCCATCGGCTTTCCACGATAATTTCTTTGCCGCCCTTTGTCACTTTATGTAACTCACCTTGCCATAAGCCAGAGTCAAAAACATTTGTTAAAGCCGCTTGCAATTGCTGTGAGCTTTCTTTGCATAGTAACTCCTCAAGGTTCTTTCCCAAAGCCTCATGAGCTTCCCAACCATATAGACGTTCTGCACCTTGATTCCAGAATAAGATTTGGTTTTGGAAATTCCGCACGATAATCGCATCAGAAGCTATATCTAATAAAGCTGCTTGTTCGCGGATTTTTTGTTCTGCCCATTTGCGCTCAATGGTCGTAGCTAACACATTAGCGATCGCTTGCAAAAAGTGAATATCATTTTGGGTAAACTCTCGCTGTCTAGTTGTGTGTGCGCCTAAAACACCCAGAGGTTGTTTTTGACCTTGAATGATGACGCTCATGCCACTGATCACTGAGTGGTTAATCAATAACGGCGGCCCTTGAAACCGTGTTTCTTTCCGCAGGTCACAAACAATTACTGGCTCATGGGAAAGTAGTGTATAGGAAGCTTGAGTCTCATTCCCTCCACCTAATTCTAATTTAAAATTTCCCACTAATCCTGGCTGCCAACCGACTCCCGATCGCAAGAATAAGCTGTTCTCATCTGGCAGCAATTCTAAAACTTTACTGTATTCCACCTCAAGGCTTTGAGTAACCAGGACAACAGCTTCGTCCATTAATTTGTAAAGGTCGATATTAGCTAGAGCTAACTGGCCCAATTTAGCTACGGCTGCCTGCTGGCGCACACGCGCTCTTAAACCAGCTTCCACCCGCTTGCGTTCAGCGAGTTCAGTATGTACCTGCTCATAAAGTTGAGATTGCTGGATGGCAATGCCCACCTGTACTGCCAATTGTTTGAGAAAATCGATTTCCCACGTCTGCCACTGGCGGGGTGCTGCACACTGGTTAGCAACTAATAATCCCCACAATTTTTTTCCTTGCAAAATTGGAACCGCCAAGTTTGCCCTGACTTGAAACTGAGTAAGTAAATCGCGATGGCATTCAGTCAGACCTGCTGTATAAATATCTGCAATAGCTTGGATGCGCCCATGACTGTACTCCTCGCCGCGAGTTTCCATGAAATAAGTGTCTTGAACTTGGGTAT
The Nostoc punctiforme PCC 73102 genome window above contains:
- a CDS encoding GAF domain-containing protein; the protein is MNNDEFNSMCHLTECQQAEEALQQQIQWQRLVMAIAQRIRQSLNLDKVLNTTVTEVRQFLQVDRVFMYQFEPDYSGVVVVESVDDRWIAILNTQVQDTYFMETRGEEYSHGRIQAIADIYTAGLTECHRDLLTQFQVRANLAVPILQGKKLWGLLVANQCAAPRQWQTWEIDFLKQLAVQVGIAIQQSQLYEQVHTELAERKRVEAGLRARVRQQAAVAKLGQLALANIDLYKLMDEAVVLVTQSLEVEYSKVLELLPDENSLFLRSGVGWQPGLVGNFKLELGGGNETQASYTLLSHEPVIVCDLRKETRFQGPPLLINHSVISGMSVIIQGQKQPLGVLGAHTTRQREFTQNDIHFLQAIANVLATTIERKWAEQKIREQAALLDIASDAIIVRNFQNQILFWNQGAERLYGWEAHEALGKNLEELLCKESSQQLQAALTNVFDSGLWQGELHKVTKGGKEIIVESRWTLMRNEAEQPKSILSVDTDITEKKQLLAQFLRAQRLESLGTLASGIAHDLNNILTPILSSVEMLALKLPNLDARNQQLLKLLEHNSKRAADLVKQILTFSRRSEGNGISLKIEHLLLEIEQIIQSTFPKSIAIINNVPRHKLWTILADPTQIHQVLMNLCVNARDAMPKGGTLFISAENLFVDENFAKMNLNAQVGPYIVITISDTGFGISPVILERIFEPFFTTKEPGKGTGLGLSTVIGIVKNHNGFVKVFSEVGKGSQFQVYLPALNKSTKQQAENLELLNGNGELILVVDDEAAILEISKTLLEDHNYKTLTAINGIEAISLYAQHQNQISMVLMDLMMPSMDGLTAIGIMQQMNPQVKIMGISGMSTDSQMADAANAGINIFLKKPYTFRQLLHAINNLLSEP
- the ilvD gene encoding dihydroxy-acid dehydratase; this translates as MSENLRSQVVTQGVQRSPNRAMLRAVGFKDEDFNKAIVGIANGYSTITPCNMGINQLAQRAEAGIKTAGAMPQIFGTITISDGISMGTEGMKYSLVSREVIADSIETACTGQSMDGVLAIGGCDKNMPGAMLAIARMNIPAIFVYGGTIKPGHYNGRDLTVVSSFEAVGQYSAGKIDDKELLEVESRACPGAGSCGGMFTANTMSSAFEAMGMSLPYSSTMAAEDAEKADSTEKSAFVLVEAIKKQILPRQIITRKSIENAISVIMAVGGSTNAVLHFLAIARAANVELTLDDFETIRARVPVLCDLKPSGKYVATDLHKAGGIPQVMKMLLAHGLLHGDSLTISGQTIAEILADIPEEPSANQDVIRAWNNPMYAQGHLAILRGNLATEGAVAKITGVKKPVITGPARVFESEEASLDAILAGKIQAGDILVIRYEGPKGGPGMREMLAPTSAIIGAGLGDAVGLITDGRFSGGTYGMVVGHVAPEAAVGGAIALVEEGDSITIDAPARLLQLNISEEELARRRANWQPPAPRYTKGVLAKYAKLVSSSSIGAVTDLDLF